From Scleropages formosus chromosome 9, fSclFor1.1, whole genome shotgun sequence, one genomic window encodes:
- the tle2a gene encoding transducin-like enhancer protein 2a isoform X3 produces the protein MYYEMSYGLNIEMHKQTEIAKRLNVICAQLIPFLSQEHQQQVIQAMERAKQVTMGELNASIGQQLQAQHLSQHAAQGLPMAPHPSGLQHPGLALGGGSGLLALSGALGAQLAAKDERAHLEAAAAAAAAAEHHRDREAGPSSLSNGDKGRPSDYLSNGKKRKADEKDFMTDYGSDADKSDDNLVVDEDPSSPRSVQSYSSRENGLDKLPPTRKEAPPQASPTSLASSSSAASPSRSKEPPLSEKSNTPGLKPGTPMPSESSTPGPSAPPQFRPVSGKAGVDPLALGLRNPLAVHGAYPPGAFGLPPPGVNGEMSAAAAAAAYGAGLHLVSPQINGAASAAGYGRPPVVGYESPHPHMRVPGLPASLQASATGKPAYSFHVSADGQMQPVPFPPDALLGPGIPRHARQIHTLNHGEVVCAVTISTSTRNVYTGGKGCVKVWDISQPGSKSPMAQLDCLNRDNYIRSCKLLPDGRTLIVGGEASTLSIWDLATPTPRIKAELTSSAPACYALAISPDNKVCFSCCSDGNIVVWDLHNQTLVRQFQGHTDGASCIDISNDGTKLWTGGLDNTVRCWDLREGRQLQQHDFTSQIFSLGYCPTGEWLAVGMESSNVEVLHVSKPDKYQLHLHESCVLSLKFAYCGKWFVSTGKDNLLNAWRTPYGSSIFQSKESSSVLSCDISPDDQFIVTGSGDKKATVYEVIY, from the exons tACTACGAGATGTCATACGGCCTTAACATTGAAATGCACAAGCAG ACGGAGATCGCCAAGCGGCTGAACGTGATCTGTGCCCAGCTCATCCCCTTCCTGTCACAGGAG caccagcagcaggtgaTCCAGGCCATGGAGCGAGCCAAGCAGGTGACTATGGGGGAGTTGAATGCTTCGATAGGG CAACAGCTACAGGCCCAACACCTGTCCCAGCATGCCGCACAGGGGCTGCCCAtggccccccacccctccggcTTGCAGCACCCAGGCCTGGCCCTGGGTGGAGGTTCTGGGCTGCTCGCCCTTTCCGGGGCCCTCGGGGCGCAGCTCGCCGCTAAGGATGAGCGAGCCCACCtggaggcggcggcggcagctgcagctgcagccgAGCACCACCGAG ACCGTGAAGCAGGACCt AGTTCGCTGTCCAATGGAGACAAAGGCCGTCCATCAGACTACCTCAGCAatgggaagaagaggaaagcCGATGAGAAGGACTTCATGACGGATTAC GGCAGCGATGCTGACAAGAGCGATGACAACCTGGTCGTGGACGAG GACCCCTCGTCGCCCCGCAGTGTGCAGTCCTACTCGTCCCGAGAGAACGGGCTGGACAAGCTCCCCCCAACTCGCAAGGAGGCACCGCCCCAGGCCAGCCCCACCTCTCTGGCGTCATCCAGCAGCGCGGCCTCTCCGTCCCGCAGCAAGGAGCCTCCTCTG AGCGAGAAGTCCAACACCCCCGGGTTGAAGCCAGGGACCCCCATGCCCTCAGAGTCGTCCACCCCAGGCCCCAGCGCACCTCCCCAGTTCCGCCCTGTTTCTGGGAAGGCGGGAGTGGATCCCCTTG CTCTGGGCCTGCGGAATCCTCTGGCCGTGCATGGAGCCTACCCCCCCGGGGCCTTCGGGCTGCCGCCACCCGGCGTCAATGGAGAGATgagcgccgccgccgcagcaGCAGCGTACGGAGCGGGATTGCACCTCGTGTCCCCTCAAATCAACGGGGCAGCATCGGCAGCCGGTTATGGGCGCCCCCCTGTG GTTGGATACGAGTCTCCTCATCCTCACATGAGGGTTCCGGGACTACCTGCCAGCCTGCAGGCTTCTGCCACAGGGAAACC CGCTTACTCTTTCCACGTGAGCGCAGACGGGCAGATGCAGCCGGTCCCCTTCCCCCCCGACGCCCTGCTGGGCCCCGGCATCCCTCGGCACGCTCGGCAGATCCACACGCTCAACCACGGGGAAGTGGTGTGCGCCGTCACCATCAGCACCTCCACCCGGAACGTGTACACCGGCGGCAAGGGCTGCGTCAAGGTGTGGGACATCAGCCAGCCCGGCAGCAAGAGCCCCATGGCACAGCTGGACTGTCTG AACAGAGATAATTACATCCGGTCGTGTAAGCTCCTTCCTGATGGGCGGACCCTGATCGTCGGAGGGGAAGCGAGCACGCTGTCAATCTGGGACCTAGCCACGCCCACACCCCGCATCAAGGCGGAGCTGACGTCTTCCGCCCCCGCCTGCTACGCGCTGGCCATCAGCCCCGACAACAAGGtctgcttctcctgctgcagcgaCGGCAACATCGTGGTGTGGGACCTGCATAACCAGACCCTGGTCAG GCAGTTCCAGGGCCACACGGACGGGGCCAGTTGCATCGACATCTCCAACGACGGGACCAAGCTGTGGACGGGGGGGCTGGACAACACCGTGCGCTGCTGGGACCTGAGGGAGGGGCGGCAACTGCAGCAACACGACTTCACCTCCCAG ATCTTCTCTCTTGGGTACTGTCCCACCGGGGAGTGGCTCGCCGTGGGGATGGAGAGCAGTAACGTGGAGGTGCTGCACGTCTCCAAGCCTGACAAGTACCAGCTGCACCTCCACGAGAGCTGTGTACTTTCGCTGAAGTTCGCCTACTGCG GTAAATGGTTCGTGAGCACTGGGAAAGATAATCTCCTGAATGCCTGGCGCACACCCTACGGATCTAGCATATTCCAG TCGAAGGAATCCTCCTCGGTGCTGAGCTGCGACATCTCCCCCGATGACCAGTTCATCGTTACGGGCTCAGGTGACAAGAAAGCCACCGTCTATGAAGTCATCTACTGA
- the tle2b gene encoding transducin-like enhancer protein 4 isoform X3: protein MYPQGRHPVPLQPGQSFKFTVLETLDRIKEEFQFLQAQYHSLKLECEKLASEKTEMQRHYIMYYEMSYGLNIEMHKQAEIVKRLSAICAQIIPFLSQEHQQQVVQAVERAKQVTMAELNAIIGQQQLQHLSHHTPGIPLTPHPSGLSLGGSSGLLALTGALGVPPHLASKDERNLLDPEHLREGAPSRSKSVSSTDSQPVEERQGPSGGYSAQGGADGKRRRCEEKETLPSHYDPTSPAGSPPNSPHGNGLDRAPTLRKELPRSPSPPNAPGSPPARSPTPSKAKDPAQADKSQSPCSKSSTPSPSHREALTPGPPGPSTSCLRLVTKPASSADPLALRSPLSVPPGSYPAHFGVVSHASLNGELASPGSFGGALTLSPQISVGASAYTRSPMAYESRSHLRPPGLSSALPGTTGGKPAYSFHVSADGQMQPVPFPPDALLGPGIPRHARQIHTLNHGEVVCAVTISTSTRNVYTGGKGCVKVWDISQPGSKSPMAQLDCLNRDNYIRSCKLLPDGRTLIVGGEASTLSIWDLATPTPRIKAELTSSAPACYALAISPDNKVCFSCCSDGNIVVWDLHNQTLVRQFQGHTDGASCIDISNDGTKLWTGGLDNTVRCWDLREGRQLQQHDFTSQIFSLGYCPTGEWLAVGMESSNVEVLHVSKPDKYQLHLHESCVLSLKFAYCGKWFVSTGKDNLLNAWRTPYGASIFQSKESSSVLSCDVSPDDKFIVTGSGDKKATVYEVVY, encoded by the exons GTCCCTCTGCAGCCCGGCCAGTCCTTCAAGTTCACAGTCTTGGAGACACTGGACCGCATCAAGGAGGAGTTCCAGTTCCTCCAGGCACAGTACCACAG CCTGAAGCTGGAGTGCGAGAAACTGGCGAGTGAGaagacagagatgcagaggcACTACATCATG taCTATGAGATGTCCTATGGATTGAACATTGAAATGCACAAACAG GCTGAGATTGTGAAGCGGCTCAGTGCTATCTGTGCTCAGATCATCCCCTTCCTCTCTCAGGAG caccagcagcaggtggtacagGCAGTGGAGAGAGCCAAGCAAGTCACAATGGCAGAGCTCAACGCCATCATTGGG cagcagcagctccagcacctCTCCCACCACACCCCTGGCATCCCACTCACACCCCACCCATCAGGCCTCTCCCTGGGGGGCAGCTCAGGGCTGCTGGCCCTCACTGGGGCCCTGGGGGTCCCACCCCACCTGGCCTCCAAAGATGAGCGGAACCTGCTAGATCCGGAACACCTGAGAG aagGAGCGCCGAGCAGG AGTAAGTCGGTGTCCTCAACGGACAGCCAGCCTGTGGAGGAACGGCAGGGTCCCTCGGGGGGTTACTCGGCTCAGGGCGGTGCCGATGGCAAGAGGAGGCGCTGTGAGGAAAAAGAGACGCTTCCGTCACACTAT GATCCCACTTCTCCAGCCGGTAGCCCGCCAAACTCTCCTCATGGTAATGGGCTTGATCGAGCACCCACCCTCAGGAAAGAGCTGCCCAGGAGCCCCAGTCCCCCCAATGCCCCTGGGTCACCGCCAGCTCGCAGCCCCACACCAAGCAAGGCCAAGGATCCAGCACAG GCAGACAAATCCCAGTCCCCCTGCTCAAAATCAAGCACCCCTTCCCCATCGCACCGAGAGGCCCTGACCCCGGGACCACCTGGGCCGAGCACTTCCTGCCTGCGCCTGGTCACCAAGCCCGCCTCATCGGCCGACCCCCTCG ccctaCGAAGCCCACTCTCTGTGCCCCCTGGCTCGTACCCGGCCCATTTTGGTGTGGTGTCCCATGCCAGCCTCAATGGGGAGCTTGCCAGCCCCGGCAGCTTTGGCGGGGCCCTCACCTTGTCCCCGCAGATCAGCGTCGGCGCCAGCGCATACACGCGTAGCCCCATG GCATATGAATCTCGATCCCACCTCAGGCCCCCGGGGCTGTCCTCTGCGCTACCCGGAACCACAGGGGGCAAGCC CGCTTACTCTTTCCACGTGAGCGCAGACGGGCAGATGCAGCCGGTCCCCTTCCCCCCCGACGCCCTGCTGGGCCCCGGCATCCCTCGGCACGCTCGGCAGATCCACACGCTCAACCACGGGGAAGTGGTGTGCGCCGTCACCATCAGCACCTCCACCCGGAACGTGTACACCGGCGGCAAGGGCTGCGTCAAGGTGTGGGACATCAGCCAGCCCGGCAGCAAGAGCCCCATGGCACAGCTGGACTGTCTG AACAGAGATAATTACATCCGGTCGTGTAAGCTCCTTCCTGATGGGCGGACCCTGATCGTCGGAGGGGAAGCGAGCACGCTGTCAATCTGGGACCTAGCCACGCCCACACCCCGCATCAAGGCGGAGCTGACGTCTTCCGCCCCCGCCTGCTACGCGCTGGCCATCAGCCCCGACAACAAGGtctgcttctcctgctgcagcgaCGGCAACATCGTGGTGTGGGACCTGCATAACCAGACCCTGGTCAG GCAGTTCCAGGGCCACACGGACGGGGCCAGTTGCATCGACATCTCCAACGACGGGACCAAGCTGTGGACGGGGGGGCTGGACAACACCGTGCGCTGCTGGGACCTGAGGGAGGGGCGGCAACTGCAGCAACACGACTTCACCTCCCAG ATCTTCTCTCTTGGGTACTGTCCCACTGGGGAGTGGCTCGCCGTTGGGATGGAGAGCAGTAACGTGGAGGTGCTGCACGTCTCCAAGCCCGACAAGTACCAGCTGCACCTCCACGAGAGCTGTGTACTTTCTCTCAAGTTCGCCTACTGCG GCAAGTGGTTTGTGAGCACAGGCAAGGACAATTTGCTAAATGCGTGGAGGACCCCCTATGGAGCCAGCATATTCCAG TCGAAAGAGTCCTCCTCAGTCCTCAGCTGCGACGTCTCTCCAGATGATAAATTCATCGTCACTGGGTCTGGCGACAAAAAGGCCACGGTGTACGAGGTGGTGTACTGA
- the tle2b gene encoding transducin-like enhancer protein 4 isoform X1 produces the protein MYPQGRHPVPLQPGQSFKFTVLETLDRIKEEFQFLQAQYHSLKLECEKLASEKTEMQRHYIMYYEMSYGLNIEMHKQAEIVKRLSAICAQIIPFLSQEHQQQVVQAVERAKQVTMAELNAIIGQQQLQHLSHHTPGIPLTPHPSGLSLGGSSGLLALTGALGVPPHLASKDERNLLDPEHLREGAPSRSKSVSSTDSQPVEERQGPSGGYSAQGGADGKRRRCEEKETLPSHYDSDGEKSEDNLVVDVSNEDPTSPAGSPPNSPHGNGLDRAPTLRKELPRSPSPPNAPGSPPARSPTPSKAKDPAQADKSQSPCSKSSTPSPSHREALTPGPPGPSTSCLRLVTKPASSADPLALRSPLSVPPGSYPAHFGVVSHASLNGELASPGSFGGALTLSPQISVGASAYTRSPMAYESRSHLRPPGLSSALPGTTGGKPAYSFHVSADGQMQPVPFPPDALLGPGIPRHARQIHTLNHGEVVCAVTISTSTRNVYTGGKGCVKVWDISQPGSKSPMAQLDCLNRDNYIRSCKLLPDGRTLIVGGEASTLSIWDLATPTPRIKAELTSSAPACYALAISPDNKVCFSCCSDGNIVVWDLHNQTLVRQFQGHTDGASCIDISNDGTKLWTGGLDNTVRCWDLREGRQLQQHDFTSQIFSLGYCPTGEWLAVGMESSNVEVLHVSKPDKYQLHLHESCVLSLKFAYCGKWFVSTGKDNLLNAWRTPYGASIFQSKESSSVLSCDVSPDDKFIVTGSGDKKATVYEVVY, from the exons GTCCCTCTGCAGCCCGGCCAGTCCTTCAAGTTCACAGTCTTGGAGACACTGGACCGCATCAAGGAGGAGTTCCAGTTCCTCCAGGCACAGTACCACAG CCTGAAGCTGGAGTGCGAGAAACTGGCGAGTGAGaagacagagatgcagaggcACTACATCATG taCTATGAGATGTCCTATGGATTGAACATTGAAATGCACAAACAG GCTGAGATTGTGAAGCGGCTCAGTGCTATCTGTGCTCAGATCATCCCCTTCCTCTCTCAGGAG caccagcagcaggtggtacagGCAGTGGAGAGAGCCAAGCAAGTCACAATGGCAGAGCTCAACGCCATCATTGGG cagcagcagctccagcacctCTCCCACCACACCCCTGGCATCCCACTCACACCCCACCCATCAGGCCTCTCCCTGGGGGGCAGCTCAGGGCTGCTGGCCCTCACTGGGGCCCTGGGGGTCCCACCCCACCTGGCCTCCAAAGATGAGCGGAACCTGCTAGATCCGGAACACCTGAGAG aagGAGCGCCGAGCAGG AGTAAGTCGGTGTCCTCAACGGACAGCCAGCCTGTGGAGGAACGGCAGGGTCCCTCGGGGGGTTACTCGGCTCAGGGCGGTGCCGATGGCAAGAGGAGGCGCTGTGAGGAAAAAGAGACGCTTCCGTCACACTAT GACAGCGACGGGGAAAAGAGCGAGGACAACTTGGTGGTGGATGTTTCCAACGAG GATCCCACTTCTCCAGCCGGTAGCCCGCCAAACTCTCCTCATGGTAATGGGCTTGATCGAGCACCCACCCTCAGGAAAGAGCTGCCCAGGAGCCCCAGTCCCCCCAATGCCCCTGGGTCACCGCCAGCTCGCAGCCCCACACCAAGCAAGGCCAAGGATCCAGCACAG GCAGACAAATCCCAGTCCCCCTGCTCAAAATCAAGCACCCCTTCCCCATCGCACCGAGAGGCCCTGACCCCGGGACCACCTGGGCCGAGCACTTCCTGCCTGCGCCTGGTCACCAAGCCCGCCTCATCGGCCGACCCCCTCG ccctaCGAAGCCCACTCTCTGTGCCCCCTGGCTCGTACCCGGCCCATTTTGGTGTGGTGTCCCATGCCAGCCTCAATGGGGAGCTTGCCAGCCCCGGCAGCTTTGGCGGGGCCCTCACCTTGTCCCCGCAGATCAGCGTCGGCGCCAGCGCATACACGCGTAGCCCCATG GCATATGAATCTCGATCCCACCTCAGGCCCCCGGGGCTGTCCTCTGCGCTACCCGGAACCACAGGGGGCAAGCC CGCTTACTCTTTCCACGTGAGCGCAGACGGGCAGATGCAGCCGGTCCCCTTCCCCCCCGACGCCCTGCTGGGCCCCGGCATCCCTCGGCACGCTCGGCAGATCCACACGCTCAACCACGGGGAAGTGGTGTGCGCCGTCACCATCAGCACCTCCACCCGGAACGTGTACACCGGCGGCAAGGGCTGCGTCAAGGTGTGGGACATCAGCCAGCCCGGCAGCAAGAGCCCCATGGCACAGCTGGACTGTCTG AACAGAGATAATTACATCCGGTCGTGTAAGCTCCTTCCTGATGGGCGGACCCTGATCGTCGGAGGGGAAGCGAGCACGCTGTCAATCTGGGACCTAGCCACGCCCACACCCCGCATCAAGGCGGAGCTGACGTCTTCCGCCCCCGCCTGCTACGCGCTGGCCATCAGCCCCGACAACAAGGtctgcttctcctgctgcagcgaCGGCAACATCGTGGTGTGGGACCTGCATAACCAGACCCTGGTCAG GCAGTTCCAGGGCCACACGGACGGGGCCAGTTGCATCGACATCTCCAACGACGGGACCAAGCTGTGGACGGGGGGGCTGGACAACACCGTGCGCTGCTGGGACCTGAGGGAGGGGCGGCAACTGCAGCAACACGACTTCACCTCCCAG ATCTTCTCTCTTGGGTACTGTCCCACTGGGGAGTGGCTCGCCGTTGGGATGGAGAGCAGTAACGTGGAGGTGCTGCACGTCTCCAAGCCCGACAAGTACCAGCTGCACCTCCACGAGAGCTGTGTACTTTCTCTCAAGTTCGCCTACTGCG GCAAGTGGTTTGTGAGCACAGGCAAGGACAATTTGCTAAATGCGTGGAGGACCCCCTATGGAGCCAGCATATTCCAG TCGAAAGAGTCCTCCTCAGTCCTCAGCTGCGACGTCTCTCCAGATGATAAATTCATCGTCACTGGGTCTGGCGACAAAAAGGCCACGGTGTACGAGGTGGTGTACTGA
- the tle2b gene encoding transducin-like enhancer protein 4 isoform X2 has translation MYPQGRHPVPLQPGQSFKFTVLETLDRIKEEFQFLQAQYHSLKLECEKLASEKTEMQRHYIMYYEMSYGLNIEMHKQAEIVKRLSAICAQIIPFLSQEHQQQVVQAVERAKQVTMAELNAIIGQQLQHLSHHTPGIPLTPHPSGLSLGGSSGLLALTGALGVPPHLASKDERNLLDPEHLREGAPSRSKSVSSTDSQPVEERQGPSGGYSAQGGADGKRRRCEEKETLPSHYDSDGEKSEDNLVVDVSNEDPTSPAGSPPNSPHGNGLDRAPTLRKELPRSPSPPNAPGSPPARSPTPSKAKDPAQADKSQSPCSKSSTPSPSHREALTPGPPGPSTSCLRLVTKPASSADPLALRSPLSVPPGSYPAHFGVVSHASLNGELASPGSFGGALTLSPQISVGASAYTRSPMAYESRSHLRPPGLSSALPGTTGGKPAYSFHVSADGQMQPVPFPPDALLGPGIPRHARQIHTLNHGEVVCAVTISTSTRNVYTGGKGCVKVWDISQPGSKSPMAQLDCLNRDNYIRSCKLLPDGRTLIVGGEASTLSIWDLATPTPRIKAELTSSAPACYALAISPDNKVCFSCCSDGNIVVWDLHNQTLVRQFQGHTDGASCIDISNDGTKLWTGGLDNTVRCWDLREGRQLQQHDFTSQIFSLGYCPTGEWLAVGMESSNVEVLHVSKPDKYQLHLHESCVLSLKFAYCGKWFVSTGKDNLLNAWRTPYGASIFQSKESSSVLSCDVSPDDKFIVTGSGDKKATVYEVVY, from the exons GTCCCTCTGCAGCCCGGCCAGTCCTTCAAGTTCACAGTCTTGGAGACACTGGACCGCATCAAGGAGGAGTTCCAGTTCCTCCAGGCACAGTACCACAG CCTGAAGCTGGAGTGCGAGAAACTGGCGAGTGAGaagacagagatgcagaggcACTACATCATG taCTATGAGATGTCCTATGGATTGAACATTGAAATGCACAAACAG GCTGAGATTGTGAAGCGGCTCAGTGCTATCTGTGCTCAGATCATCCCCTTCCTCTCTCAGGAG caccagcagcaggtggtacagGCAGTGGAGAGAGCCAAGCAAGTCACAATGGCAGAGCTCAACGCCATCATTGGG cagcagctccagcacctCTCCCACCACACCCCTGGCATCCCACTCACACCCCACCCATCAGGCCTCTCCCTGGGGGGCAGCTCAGGGCTGCTGGCCCTCACTGGGGCCCTGGGGGTCCCACCCCACCTGGCCTCCAAAGATGAGCGGAACCTGCTAGATCCGGAACACCTGAGAG aagGAGCGCCGAGCAGG AGTAAGTCGGTGTCCTCAACGGACAGCCAGCCTGTGGAGGAACGGCAGGGTCCCTCGGGGGGTTACTCGGCTCAGGGCGGTGCCGATGGCAAGAGGAGGCGCTGTGAGGAAAAAGAGACGCTTCCGTCACACTAT GACAGCGACGGGGAAAAGAGCGAGGACAACTTGGTGGTGGATGTTTCCAACGAG GATCCCACTTCTCCAGCCGGTAGCCCGCCAAACTCTCCTCATGGTAATGGGCTTGATCGAGCACCCACCCTCAGGAAAGAGCTGCCCAGGAGCCCCAGTCCCCCCAATGCCCCTGGGTCACCGCCAGCTCGCAGCCCCACACCAAGCAAGGCCAAGGATCCAGCACAG GCAGACAAATCCCAGTCCCCCTGCTCAAAATCAAGCACCCCTTCCCCATCGCACCGAGAGGCCCTGACCCCGGGACCACCTGGGCCGAGCACTTCCTGCCTGCGCCTGGTCACCAAGCCCGCCTCATCGGCCGACCCCCTCG ccctaCGAAGCCCACTCTCTGTGCCCCCTGGCTCGTACCCGGCCCATTTTGGTGTGGTGTCCCATGCCAGCCTCAATGGGGAGCTTGCCAGCCCCGGCAGCTTTGGCGGGGCCCTCACCTTGTCCCCGCAGATCAGCGTCGGCGCCAGCGCATACACGCGTAGCCCCATG GCATATGAATCTCGATCCCACCTCAGGCCCCCGGGGCTGTCCTCTGCGCTACCCGGAACCACAGGGGGCAAGCC CGCTTACTCTTTCCACGTGAGCGCAGACGGGCAGATGCAGCCGGTCCCCTTCCCCCCCGACGCCCTGCTGGGCCCCGGCATCCCTCGGCACGCTCGGCAGATCCACACGCTCAACCACGGGGAAGTGGTGTGCGCCGTCACCATCAGCACCTCCACCCGGAACGTGTACACCGGCGGCAAGGGCTGCGTCAAGGTGTGGGACATCAGCCAGCCCGGCAGCAAGAGCCCCATGGCACAGCTGGACTGTCTG AACAGAGATAATTACATCCGGTCGTGTAAGCTCCTTCCTGATGGGCGGACCCTGATCGTCGGAGGGGAAGCGAGCACGCTGTCAATCTGGGACCTAGCCACGCCCACACCCCGCATCAAGGCGGAGCTGACGTCTTCCGCCCCCGCCTGCTACGCGCTGGCCATCAGCCCCGACAACAAGGtctgcttctcctgctgcagcgaCGGCAACATCGTGGTGTGGGACCTGCATAACCAGACCCTGGTCAG GCAGTTCCAGGGCCACACGGACGGGGCCAGTTGCATCGACATCTCCAACGACGGGACCAAGCTGTGGACGGGGGGGCTGGACAACACCGTGCGCTGCTGGGACCTGAGGGAGGGGCGGCAACTGCAGCAACACGACTTCACCTCCCAG ATCTTCTCTCTTGGGTACTGTCCCACTGGGGAGTGGCTCGCCGTTGGGATGGAGAGCAGTAACGTGGAGGTGCTGCACGTCTCCAAGCCCGACAAGTACCAGCTGCACCTCCACGAGAGCTGTGTACTTTCTCTCAAGTTCGCCTACTGCG GCAAGTGGTTTGTGAGCACAGGCAAGGACAATTTGCTAAATGCGTGGAGGACCCCCTATGGAGCCAGCATATTCCAG TCGAAAGAGTCCTCCTCAGTCCTCAGCTGCGACGTCTCTCCAGATGATAAATTCATCGTCACTGGGTCTGGCGACAAAAAGGCCACGGTGTACGAGGTGGTGTACTGA